In Schistocerca serialis cubense isolate TAMUIC-IGC-003099 chromosome 8, iqSchSeri2.2, whole genome shotgun sequence, one genomic interval encodes:
- the LOC126417167 gene encoding thioredoxin-2-like: MTEEVKTKEKKPRIEVKEISTPEELATLLEEAGDKLVVVDFFADWCGPCKIISPRVTDLANAHDDVIFIKVNVDECDEIVKRYGISSIPTFVFIKAGEKLDSLIGANYELLTKKVVKHKTPPPTEELST, translated from the coding sequence ATGACTGAGGAGGTGAAAACAAAAGAGAAGAAACCACGTATTGAAGTAAAAGAGATATCCACCCCGGAGGAGCTAGCGACACTGCTGGAAGAGGCAGGCGATAAGCTGGTGGTGGTCGACTTCTTCGCCGACTGGTGTGGCCCCTGCAAGATCATATCCCCACGTGTCACGGACCTCGCTAATGCCCACGATGACGTCATCTTCATCAAGGTTAACGTCGACGAGTGCGACGAAATCGTCAAGAGGTACGGGATAAGTAGCATCCCAACGTTCGTGTTCATAAAGGCTGGCGAGAAGTTGGACTCCCTCATTGGAGCCAACTACGAGTTGTTAACGAAAAAGGTGGTAAAGCATAAAACCCCTCCACCTACGGAGGAACTTTCCACATAG